TTCAAAGTCGAGTCGGACCCGGTGGTCGACCAGATCGACGCCCTGTTGCCACAAACCCAGTGCGCCCAGTGCGGCTTTCCCGGCTGCCGCCCCTACGCCGAGGCCATCGCCGCCGACCAGGCCGATATCAACCAGTGCCCGCCCGGTGGCGAAGCCGGCATCCGTGCGCTGGCCGAGTTGCTGGGGCGCGAGCCCAAGCCGCTTAACCCGGAAAATGGCGAAGAGCAGCCCAAGCGGGTCGCCGTCATCGACGAGTCGGTCTGCATCGGTTGCACGCTGTGTATCCAGGCCTGCCCCGTCGACGCCATAGTCGGCGCCGCCAAGCTGATGCATACCGTGATCGCCGACGAATGCACCGGCTGCGACCTGTGCCTGCCACCCTGCCCCGTTGACTGCATCGCCATGGTCGAGCCGGAGCCGGACTTTACCGAGTGGCGCCGCCCATCGCCTGCGGGAACGGCGACATGATTCTCGACGAAGTGAACGCCGTGGGCGAGCGCCTGCACCGCTTTCCGGGCGGGTTGCGGCTTCGCCATCACAAGCAGGTCGCTTGCCAGCAACCGGTCGAGCGGCCGCCGCTGCCGGCCGTGCTGGTGGTGCCGATGCGCCAGCAGGCCGGGCCCGAGGCGACGCCGGTGGTCAGCGTAGGTGACCCGGTGCTGAAAGGGCAGCTCATTGGCGGCGACCCATCCGGCCTGGGCGCGCGCGTGCATGCGCCCTCCTCGGGGCGGGTCACGGCGGTCGAGCAGCGGCGTATCGGCCACCCCACGGGGCAGACGGGTACCTGCGTGGTGATCAAAACCGACGGCCTCGATGAATGGCCCCCCACCGAGCCGGTCCCGGACTGGCGCGAAGCCTGTGCCGTCGACCTGCAGGCACAGATCCAGGCCGCCGGCGTGGTCGGCCTGGGGGGCGCGGTCTTTCCCACCGATCGCAAACTGGACGGCGGCCGCGCCGCCGGCATCCACACGGTCATCATCAACGGCGCGGAGTGTGAGCCGTGGATCGCCTGCGACGAGATGCTGATGCGCGAGCATCCGCGCCGGGTCGTAACCGGCACGCTGGTGCTGATGCGCGCCGCGGGCGCCGAACACGGCGTCATCGCCATCGAGGACCAGATGGGCGCGGTGGGCGCCGCGCTGGAACGGGCGGCCGTTGAACTGGGCGATGACCGTGTCCGCGTGGTGCGTATTCCGACCATCTACCCCGAAGGGGGTGAGCGACAACTGATACAGACCCTGACCGGGCTGGAAGTCCCGGCCGGCGGCCTGCCGCAGGACCTGGGCATTCTCTGCCAGAACGTGGCCACCGCCGACGCGGCCCGCGCTGCGGTCATTGATGGCCAGCCACTGCTGGAGCGCAATGTCACGGTGACCGGCAACGGCGTGGCCCGGCCCCGTGTCCTGCGCGCCCTGCTGGGCACGCCCGTGGGCGAGCTGGTGACCGCCGCGGGTGGCTACACGCCGGGTGCCGCGCGCCTGGTGATCGGCGGCCCGATGATGGGCTACGCCCTGCACGATGACAGCGAGCCGGTGGTCAAGGCCACGAACTGCGTGCTGGTCCTGGACCAGGCCGAGATCCGGCCGACACAGCCGGAAATGCCGTGTATCCGCTGTGGCGAATGCGCCCGCGTGTGCCCGGCGCGGCTGATGCCGCAGGACCTGCAGTTCTTCATCCGCTCCGGGCAACTGGACAGCGCCACCGATATCGGCCTTGAAGCCTGTATCGAGTGCGGTTGCTGTGATGCGGTCTGCCCCAGCCACATCCCGCTGGCCGAGTGGTTCCGTCATGGCAAGGCCGAGAGCCGTCACCAGGCCCGTGAGCGCGCGTTTGCCGACCGCGCACGGGAACGACACCAGGCCCGCGAGGCCCGGCTTGAGCAGGCGAAAGCGGAGAAGGCCGCCCGCATGGCGCGGCGCAAGCTGAAACTCGTCAGCGATGACGAGCGCAAGCGCCAGGTTGCCCGCGCCATCGAACGCGCCAAGGCCGCGCGTGAGAAACAGGCCGGCGCGCCACCATCCACGCCGCGCGACGGGGAGCCGGACGAATGACGCGCGCGTTTTCCAGCGGGCCCGCACCGCATATGCCCGCACCGCCGACGGTGGCCGGAGTCATGACCCAGGTGCTGATTGCACTGGTGCCCGGGATCATCGCCAGCGCCTGGTTCTTCGGGCCCGGCGTGCTGGTGCAGATCGTGCTGGCGTCGGGTTTCGCGCTGGCCTTCGAGGCGCTGTTTCTGCGCTGTCGCGGCCGCGCGCTGCAGCCGTTCATCAGCGACGGCTCGGCAGTGGTCACCGCGGTGCTGTTCGCGCTCTGTGTGCCGCCCCTCGCGCCCTGGTGGGTCGCGGCCATCGGCATGGCCGCGGCGATCGGCCTGGCCAAGCACCTGTATGGCGGCCTGGGCCAGAACCCTTTCAACCCGGCGATGGTCGGCTACGTTGTTGCCCTGGTCTGCTTTCCCGCGGCGATGACACAGTGGCTGTCACCGCGCGAGATCGCCACTGCCGTCCCCGACCTGGCGGCGGTGCTACAGGCCATTTTCACCGGCACCCTGCCTGGAACGCTCAGCATTGATGCGGTGACCCGCGCCACGCCGCTGGACAGCCTGAAAACCGGCGTCGAGGCCGGCCGTTTTGTCAGCGAAATCCGCCAGTCGCCGGTGTTTGGCGATTTCGGTGGCCGTGGCTGGGAATGGATCGCCAATGCCTACGCGCTCGGCGGCCTGTGGTTGATGTACCGCCGCATCATCAGCTGGCACGTGCCGGTGGCGGTCATCGGCAGCGTCCTGCTGATCAGCCTGCCGGCCTGGCTGCTGGACCCGGGCGCCAACCCGGAACCGTTGCAACACGTGTTTTCCGGGGGGCTGGTGCTGGGCGCGTTCTTTATCGCCACCGACCCCGTGAGTGGTTGCGCCAGCCCGCGCGGGCGACTCATCTTTGGCGCCGGCGTCGGCATCATCACGCTGGTGATCCGCCGCTGGGGCGGCTACCCGGACGGCGTGGCTTTCGGAGTTTTGCTGATGAACATGGCGGCGCCGCTGATCGACCGCTACACGCGGCCGCGGGTGTACGGACGATGAGTGAAGACAGCGCCCTGCGCAGCGGCCTGACCCTGGCGCTGATTGCCGTGGCCGGCGTCGCGCTGCTGACCGCCGTGCACATGCTGACCGATGACCGCATCGCGGCGCAGCAGCGTGATGCCGTGGCCCGCCGCCTGGCCCAGGTGCTGGCGCCGGACCGCTACGACAACGACCTGCTACACGATGTGATCGAGGTCACCGACCCGGAGACCTTCGGCCACCCGGGCCCGGCGCGCGTCTTTCGCGCCCGCCGGAACGGCGAGCCGGTCGCCGTAATCATGGAGGTCACGGCCCCGAACGGCTATAACGGCGCCATCGACCTGCTGGTCGGGGTGCTGGCCGATGGCACGGTCAGCGGCGTACGCGTGGTCAGGCACCGCGAAACCCCGGGGCTGGGTGACCCCATCGAAGCGCGCCGCAGCGACTGGATTACGCGCTTCAACGGCCGCGCCCTGGGCGATCCACCGGCCGAGGGCTGGGCAGTGCACCGCGACGGCGGCGAGTTCGACCAGTTCACCGGCGCGACCATCACACCGCGCGCGGTGGTCGCCGCCATCCGCCGCGCACTGGTCTACGAACAGCAGCACCGACAGGCGCTTTACCAGGGGGACGAGGGCAATGAATGACAACGGGCCATCCATGGGCACCCTGTTCACCGACGCGGCATGGCGGCAAAACACCGGCCTGGTGGTGTTGCTGGGCCTGTGCCCCTTGCTGGCCGTGTCCGGCACCGTCATCAACGGACTGGGCCTGGGCCTGGCGACCACGTTCGTGTTGTTGGTCTCCAACCTGTCGGTGTCGCTACTACGCGGCTGGCTGCGCCCGGAGATCCGCATTCCCGCATTCGTGCTGATCATCGCCTCGGCAGTCACCGCCATCGACCTGCTGATGCAGGCCTGGTTCCACGACCTCTACAGCGTACTGGGCATCTTCATTCCATTGATCGTCACCAACTGCGCCATCATCGGACGCGCCGAGGCATTCGCGGCACGCAACCGCCCGCTGGCCGCCGCCGTCGACGGCATTGGCACCGGGCTGGGTTTCTGTCTGACCCTGGTGGCGCTGGGTGCGCTGCGCGAACTGGCCGGGCACGGCACGCTGTTCGCCGGCGCGGAGATGATGTTTGGCGACTGGGCCCGGCATATCGAGATTCCGGTCATCCCCAATCACCCGGGCTTCCTGCTGGCGATCCTGCCGCCGGGCGCGTTTATCGGCCTGGGCCTGCTGATCGCCGCGCGCAACGCCCTGCTGGCGCGACGCGAGCGGCGGCAGGCCGAACCCCTGTCCACTGAACGGCCGACGCTGGGAGAACAGGCATGAACGCCGCCGACCGCCACGAGTTTTTCCGCCGCCTGCGTGAGCACGACCCGAAACCGACCACGGAATTGAACTACGACTCCGCGTTCGAGTTGCTGATCGCCGTGATCCTGTCCGCGCAGGCCACCGATGTCGGCGTCAACAAGGCCACCGCGCGCCTGTTCCCGGTGGCCAACACGCCGCAGGCGATTCTCGACCTGGGCCTGGACGGGCTGAAGTCCTATGTCCGCACCATCGGGCTGTATAACGCCAAGGCCACCAATATCATCGCCACCTGTGAAATCCTGCTGCGCGAGCATGGCGGCGAAGTGCCACAGACCCGCGAAGCGCTACAGGCCCTGCCCGGCGTCGGCCGAAAGACCGCCAACGTGGTCCTGAACACGGCCTTCGGGCAGCCCACCATGGCTGTCGACACGCATATCTTCCGCGTCTCCAACCGCACCGGCCTGGCGCCCGGCAAGACCCCGCTGGCCGTGGAAAAGAAGCTGCTGAAGAACGTGCCCGCCGAGTTTCTCCAGGACGCCCATCACTGGCTGATCCTGCACGGGCGCTACACCTGCATCGCCCGCAAGCCCAAATGCGGCGAATGCCTGGTGGCCGACCTGTGCCGCCACGCAAAGGCCGAGGCGCGCAAGGCCGCGCGGGCCCAATAGCCCCCGACCTTCGTCCTGTCGCCGAAATGGCTCCGCCCAGCCCTTCGGTGCCGAACATTCGGCAATCAATGTAATCATCTTCCATGGATGCCGGTCTGTTGACCTGACCGACCCCGGCGCGTACCCAGGCCCCTGGTTCTGCTAGGCTTGGGCGAACGGCGCGGTCGATTTTCGCGAACAGATCGCGCCCAGGCGCATGGCGCCGTACCCGGGGGTTGCCCCCGACAACCTGAAATGGAGGTTCTACCCATGACCAAGAAAACCAACCTGATCAAGCCCGTTTCCACCATTGCCGGTTTCGCACTGGTGTCTACCCTGGCCCTGGGCGGCAACGCCATGGCCGCTGAAGCCGATTTTGAACTGGCCGACCTCGAGCAGGGCTAC
The sequence above is drawn from the Marinihelvus fidelis genome and encodes:
- the nth gene encoding endonuclease III, translated to MNAADRHEFFRRLREHDPKPTTELNYDSAFELLIAVILSAQATDVGVNKATARLFPVANTPQAILDLGLDGLKSYVRTIGLYNAKATNIIATCEILLREHGGEVPQTREALQALPGVGRKTANVVLNTAFGQPTMAVDTHIFRVSNRTGLAPGKTPLAVEKKLLKNVPAEFLQDAHHWLILHGRYTCIARKPKCGECLVADLCRHAKAEARKAARAQ
- the rsxD gene encoding electron transport complex subunit RsxD yields the protein MTRAFSSGPAPHMPAPPTVAGVMTQVLIALVPGIIASAWFFGPGVLVQIVLASGFALAFEALFLRCRGRALQPFISDGSAVVTAVLFALCVPPLAPWWVAAIGMAAAIGLAKHLYGGLGQNPFNPAMVGYVVALVCFPAAMTQWLSPREIATAVPDLAAVLQAIFTGTLPGTLSIDAVTRATPLDSLKTGVEAGRFVSEIRQSPVFGDFGGRGWEWIANAYALGGLWLMYRRIISWHVPVAVIGSVLLISLPAWLLDPGANPEPLQHVFSGGLVLGAFFIATDPVSGCASPRGRLIFGAGVGIITLVIRRWGGYPDGVAFGVLLMNMAAPLIDRYTRPRVYGR
- the rsxC gene encoding electron transport complex subunit RsxC, translating into MILDEVNAVGERLHRFPGGLRLRHHKQVACQQPVERPPLPAVLVVPMRQQAGPEATPVVSVGDPVLKGQLIGGDPSGLGARVHAPSSGRVTAVEQRRIGHPTGQTGTCVVIKTDGLDEWPPTEPVPDWREACAVDLQAQIQAAGVVGLGGAVFPTDRKLDGGRAAGIHTVIINGAECEPWIACDEMLMREHPRRVVTGTLVLMRAAGAEHGVIAIEDQMGAVGAALERAAVELGDDRVRVVRIPTIYPEGGERQLIQTLTGLEVPAGGLPQDLGILCQNVATADAARAAVIDGQPLLERNVTVTGNGVARPRVLRALLGTPVGELVTAAGGYTPGAARLVIGGPMMGYALHDDSEPVVKATNCVLVLDQAEIRPTQPEMPCIRCGECARVCPARLMPQDLQFFIRSGQLDSATDIGLEACIECGCCDAVCPSHIPLAEWFRHGKAESRHQARERAFADRARERHQAREARLEQAKAEKAARMARRKLKLVSDDERKRQVARAIERAKAAREKQAGAPPSTPRDGEPDE
- the rsxG gene encoding electron transport complex subunit RsxG, giving the protein MSEDSALRSGLTLALIAVAGVALLTAVHMLTDDRIAAQQRDAVARRLAQVLAPDRYDNDLLHDVIEVTDPETFGHPGPARVFRARRNGEPVAVIMEVTAPNGYNGAIDLLVGVLADGTVSGVRVVRHRETPGLGDPIEARRSDWITRFNGRALGDPPAEGWAVHRDGGEFDQFTGATITPRAVVAAIRRALVYEQQHRQALYQGDEGNE
- the rsxB gene encoding electron transport complex subunit RsxB, producing the protein MLIPILIFLALGLAFGLALGWTARRFKVESDPVVDQIDALLPQTQCAQCGFPGCRPYAEAIAADQADINQCPPGGEAGIRALAELLGREPKPLNPENGEEQPKRVAVIDESVCIGCTLCIQACPVDAIVGAAKLMHTVIADECTGCDLCLPPCPVDCIAMVEPEPDFTEWRRPSPAGTAT
- a CDS encoding electron transport complex subunit E, encoding MNDNGPSMGTLFTDAAWRQNTGLVVLLGLCPLLAVSGTVINGLGLGLATTFVLLVSNLSVSLLRGWLRPEIRIPAFVLIIASAVTAIDLLMQAWFHDLYSVLGIFIPLIVTNCAIIGRAEAFAARNRPLAAAVDGIGTGLGFCLTLVALGALRELAGHGTLFAGAEMMFGDWARHIEIPVIPNHPGFLLAILPPGAFIGLGLLIAARNALLARRERRQAEPLSTERPTLGEQA